The following proteins are encoded in a genomic region of Armatimonadota bacterium:
- a CDS encoding CopD family protein has product MYQTVVFLHLLAAVVWIGGMVFLALVAIPPLRRLPDAQRAALVTAMGMRFRVVGWVAIAVLIATGILTLAYRGVSWEAVTTGRLWETPFGRILAWKLAFVGAMIVLSVLHDFIIGPASARLAQTRQDGAPSPPDRQALALRRTAAWIGRLNLLLAVAVLLLAVALVRGLPR; this is encoded by the coding sequence ATGTATCAGACTGTCGTCTTCCTGCACCTCCTGGCCGCCGTCGTGTGGATCGGGGGCATGGTCTTCCTCGCCCTCGTGGCCATCCCGCCGCTGCGCCGCCTCCCCGACGCCCAGCGCGCCGCCCTCGTCACCGCCATGGGGATGCGGTTCCGGGTCGTCGGGTGGGTCGCCATCGCGGTGCTCATCGCCACCGGCATCCTCACCCTGGCCTACCGGGGGGTGAGCTGGGAGGCGGTGACCACCGGCCGCCTGTGGGAGACGCCCTTCGGCCGGATCCTGGCCTGGAAGCTGGCGTTCGTCGGGGCGATGATCGTCCTCAGCGTGCTGCACGATTTCATCATCGGCCCGGCCAGCGCGCGGCTGGCGCAGACTCGCCAGGACGGCGCGCCGTCGCCACCGGACCGTCAGGCCCTGGCCCTGCGCCGCACGGCCGCCTGGATCGGCCGGCTCAACCTGCTCCTGGCCGTGGCCGTGCTGCTCCTGGCGGTGGCGCTGGTGCGCGGGCTGCCCCGTTGA